The Oncorhynchus keta strain PuntledgeMale-10-30-2019 chromosome 22, Oket_V2, whole genome shotgun sequence genome includes the window TCGTCGCAGCATAATTTTCACTTTCAGACCGAAGTTTCTCAATGCTCAACACAATGTGTTACACTTAATCAATGAGTTAGATACACATAGGGGCAATGGGTTAAGGTACACAACCAACTGTGAGAATACATAATACATTCATCTCGTCATCTCTGTTCAATGAGGAAGTCCAACAATATGACATCACGACGCCTATAAAACGTTTCTGCCCGGCATTGAACTGAAAACAATTAGAACACTGACATAGTAGTACACGGCCACAGTAGTACACGTCCACAGTCAAACAGCCGACGCGTCTAAGCATTAAAGATGCAAAGGTAAGTAACATTTTTCATATCTGTACGTCAGGTAAACAGAGATAATTTTCTGGTAATCTGCGGACTATAGTAGTTAAATTGATACATGTAGAATAGAGTTCGATTGATATTTCCAACAGCTCGGCTATGCTTAGTGAATGTACTGTGCTTTTAGACTactgtaaaaatacaaataaaattaaaaatacaTATTGCATTTATTGTTGCGAGGTAGTGCAATGGTAGTCTCTCTCTGGAATAAAGACGTGCTCTTTCAATGACACTTCACTCACCAATGTTGCCGATATACTACCCCTCTTTTTATAAGTATGTAGGCTATTTGATTTTTCCTGCATGTTTCAGCTGCAAACCTCAGTTCGCTGACTGGCTGATAGAACAGGTGCGGACCGAGCAATACACTGGTTTGTTCTTTATTGACAACAATAAGTTCAGAGTCCCGTGGAAACACAATTCTAGGAAGGATTGCTCCGAGGACGACCGTAAAATATTCAGGGTAAGGAATATATTGTGGAAGGTGGCCAGAGCTATGCAGAAAGTCAAGGCAATCGAGGCTGTGGTTTGATTGTGAACTGCAGCGCATGAATCATTACATTTGGTATGTATAATAATCTAATAAGTAACTTGTTATGATGACAGTTCAATTATCTGGTTACAGGCATGGGCAGTGGTCAGTGGGAAAATCAATGAGCATCCCACTGACAAGGCAAAGTGGAAGACCAACTTCCGCTCTGCACTGAACAGCCTGTGCAGGCGTTTCAAGATGGTGGAAGACCACTCCAATGACTCAAACGACCCCCATAAAGTCTACCTGGTCATCAATGAGTGTAAGATCACTATGGCTTGTGTAACTTAAATGCCACAAGActgttagcctgctgaactaaagcCTATGCATTAGCTCAGGTAGCCAACTTGAGTCTCTTgctctttttatatatatatatatatatatattttatttatttatttatttattttaaacagATAACTATGAGAGCCCGCACATAGAAGAAATCACTCTGGAGAACTATGGCCTTGACTGTGCTCTCATCCCTACAGAAAACACACCCCCAGGCATGGAGGTATAGTAACAGTACATCTATATTGAACCAGGAGCTGGTTATTTAACCCAGCCCTGATAGAAACCATGATTCTAGTCTTCTTTTTTTTCAAAGACAAACTTATGttaaatctgtgaatgtatttttATCCTCCACAACAGCATGATATACTGAACTTTAGAAACCTAACCTTGAACCCCCTAGACCTGAACCAACATACAGGTACAGCACCTCCCCACCTGTAGAAAGTAACTCCTTACAATTGGTTGTTAATGACAAATATTTTAAATACAAAATTCTGGAAAAAGCTTTCTAATGACATAAGACATAACTCTTCCTTTCTTCTCAAGAAAATGTGATACCGGTACACACATACCACCCAGTGCCACCAGTCCTAGTACAGCAGCCATACTACCAAGGTATGCCAGGGCCATACAGCCACAAGTCAAGGAAATCCATAcatccaacttgttgtgtaaatATAATTTTACCATGTATTTTCTGTACTAGAAAATAAAGTGCATTTCACTCATGCAGTACAATGTAACTTATTTGATGACCTTTCCGATCTCCCAACAGTAAATCCGGATGCCCTGCTCAACCTGCCTGCCGCCCACTCATCCCTCTGGGATTTGGAGATCACCATCTCCTATAGGGGGAGCGAGATGCGAAAGACCCAGGTGTCAGGCCCCAGGGTTCAGCTCCACTACCAGTGTAATGCTCTCGAGCCCAACACCCAGCCCCTCTGCTTCCCCAGCACTGACGGGTTGCCAGACCACAAACAGGTGCAGTACAGAAGCCCACCTGGTGCTCCTACCATTCACCTGCACTACTATCTGTGGTTCTGTGTACATGCCTGTGGTTTTCCAATATGTCTTTATTAGGGCTgtacgatatatcggtgaacatatcggaatcggacgctattagctaaaaatgccaacatcggtatggACCCGATATCTAGTTCAACGGCGACGTGAAAAACCGACGTGCATACCTATGACTCCACGTACAATTTTGCGCTAAACATGCAACActgcattcctaacctagcccacaatgtctgctgtgtggttCGAGTAGTTAACAAGTCAGGCAGTCATTtaaaagagtaagaacatttcagtgagacaactcaaaggcaaaATCCATTAACGCCAACATAATGGCTTCATTGCCCTTGAAAAATCACCCGctctgtcgtggatgatgttggctttcgtGACTGGCTGAGAACTGTTACACACTAATGTTACCAAGTGTGTTAAtgttcagatgttgccctaccagaGTTCCACAGTAATGGCTTCACAACATGCTATGGAACACAGTTTGAGTCTTTGTGTGTACAAAAAGATgcacgtcaaataacactatttgacgcgTTGAATGAGCTTTTCATTTGACACGTCGAATAACAttattctattatagaatgttgtgtgtgtgtgtgttgactttgCACGTGTAAGCCAAGTATCAGTAGccctgtcaaagctgtacaaaagtCTGCAAACACCGGCCACTAACTGTATTTACAATACCGCATCATTTGTTTGACTGCAACTTCTGGGCTAGaaagctttagcttggtacctcgCTAACACCAatatgaccagtagaaactgcagtcatatTCACTATTCTTAgaaatgatttaggaatccttgtgagtaactATTTACCTATTGAAATTTCAGTTCATGAACATAAAtggctagccagctacttaacccctTTGcgcaaagctaacgttataagcagccagctagcttcatctggctagtgacgCTCGACCTGACCGTGTTGTGAAGCTCGCCACAATagggattaggcacaatagtggaatttgcagtatgccttcaaaataaaagtacctaGTTGAAAGCGATTCAAAAGGTTACAattggtggaatcatgccatattttGACTAGATAATGTTACATTTAACAAGGTGGGAATGTGAAGCAATAAAATGGGGCATCCGTCTATTctgtgacacccacagaacacaactttGAAGCGTTAATGCAAATATTAGCATTGTAGCTCATATCACATGACtgtgaaatcacctccccagtcagcctatgGTGTGCATTGACATTCATATTCCACTGTGCAgctttacctaaggattggggatcaatgaaatggggtaaCCGTGAACTCTGAGGACAACGTTGGGAATTGAGTAATCAGACACCAAAACATCCGCGcagtacatactacctcaattagcccgaccaaccagtgctcccgcacattgtcTAACCATCTGCattgtcccaccacccgccaacccctctttaccctactgctactctctgttcatcatatatgcatcgtcactttaaccctaactacatgtacatactacctctaagcctgactaaccggcgtctgtatatagccttgctactcttattttcaaatgttgttatactgttttatttctttacttacccacACACGCATACCTTTTTCGCActtttggttagagcctgtaagtaaggatttcactaaggtctacacctgttgtatttggcgcacgtgacaaactttgatttgattcagtattgtttttcctctggaaTATTGTTCAATACACACAGGTTGACAAATGTCCCGCAATAAGAGCTACGATGCTAATATTCTCTGGGtatcactgagtagactgataccccatgtcattggtccacaatccataggtaaggctgtacagtgaaaaaagtatgcccccaatgcaattctaaagtataatacatccagtgtgatttcaacagatttGTCAAATTAACAACATACCAACT containing:
- the LOC118370930 gene encoding interferon regulatory factor 7-like, translating into MQSCKPQFADWLIEQVRTEQYTGLFFIDNNKFRVPWKHNSRKDCSEDDRKIFRAWAVVSGKINEHPTDKAKWKTNFRSALNSLCRRFKMVEDHSNDSNDPHKVYLVINEYNYESPHIEEITLENYGLDCALIPTENTPPGMEHDILNFRNLTLNPLDLNQHTENVIPVHTYHPVPPVLVQQPYYQVNPDALLNLPAAHSSLWDLEITISYRGSEMRKTQVSGPRVQLHYQCNALEPNTQPLCFPSTDGLPDHKQIEYTNCILGSVQRGLLLEVQNTGIYGYRQDKCHVFSSTSDPREAHPEPRKMPQNEMVQLLSFQQYENELIAFKENRRGSPDYTIHMCFGEKFPDGKPLEKKLIVVKVVPLICRYFHEVAQEEGASSLQNDNISLQISHHNSLMELINATWPDGPQHTMGQYF